The proteins below come from a single Balaenoptera acutorostrata chromosome 2, mBalAcu1.1, whole genome shotgun sequence genomic window:
- the LOC103005614 gene encoding LOW QUALITY PROTEIN: 40S ribosomal protein S19-like (The sequence of the model RefSeq protein was modified relative to this genomic sequence to represent the inferred CDS: substituted 1 base at 1 genomic stop codon) yields the protein MPGVTVKDVNQQEFVRALAAFLKKSGKLKVPEWVDTVKLAKHKELAPYDANWFYTXASSTARHLYLRGGAGVGSMTKIYGGCQGNGVMPSHFSRGSKSVALRVLQALEGLKMVEKDQDGGRKLTPQGQRDLDRIAGQVAAANKKH from the coding sequence ATGCCTGGAGTTACTGTAAAGGACGTGAACCAGCAGGAGTTCGTCAGAGCTCTGGCAGCCTTTCTCAAAAAGTCCGGGAAGCTGAAAGTCCCTGAATGGGTGGACACTGTCAAGCTGGCCAAGCATAAAGAGCTCGCTCCCTACGATGCGAATTGGTTCTACACATGAGCTTCTTCCACAGCACGGCACCTGTACCTCCGGGGCGGCGCTGGGGTTGGTTCCATGACCAAGATCTATGGGGGGTGTCAGGGAAATGGTGTCATGCCCAGCCACTTCAGCAGAGGCTCCAAGAGCGTGGCCCTTCGGGTCCTCCAAGCCCTGGAGGGGCTGAAAATGGTGGAAAAGGACCAAGATGGGGGCCGCAAACTAACACCTCAGGGACAGAGAGATCTGGACAGAATCGCTGGACAGGTGGCAGCTGCCAACAAGAAGCATTAG
- the LOC103006851 gene encoding LOW QUALITY PROTEIN: protocadherin alpha-1 (The sequence of the model RefSeq protein was modified relative to this genomic sequence to represent the inferred CDS: inserted 2 bases in 1 codon; substituted 2 bases at 2 genomic stop codons), whose protein sequence is MLFSRRGGQGGRCLLLSLLLFTACGAGSSQIHYLVHEEAKHGTFVGRIAQDLGLELAELVSYLFWVASKSRGDFLEVNLQNGILFVNSRIDREELCEQNMKYSIHLEVIVDMPLQVLHVEVEVKDINDNPQVFSVREQRLFIPESRLLDSRFPIEGAADADIGTNAFLTYTFSSSDYFSLDVQASDELSKSLSPELRKSVDREDTPELRLLLTASDGGKPELEGTVQLLIMVLNINDNAPWFAQAVYRVHLLDTTNVPATGTLMTTLNASDADKSVNGEIVFTLAMLFLLTXTNKQTKNKFKIDSSSGEIRLIGRLDYEETKSYEIQVKTVDKGGPPMSNHCKVLVQVLDVNDNAPELAVTSVFXPVREESPLSTVIAFISLSDRDSGVNRXVTCTLTPHVPFKLVSTFKNYYSLVLDSVLDRESVANYEVRMTARDRGSPSLSATASLSVEVADMNNNAPAFAQPEYTVLVKENNPPGCHIFTVSARDADAQENALVSYSLVERRVGERALSSYVSVHAESGKVYALQPLDHEELELLQFQVSARDAGVPPLGSNVTLQVFVLDENDNAPALLLPGPGGGAGAPSQRVARSMGAGHVVTKVRAVDADSGYNAWLSYELQPAASGAHSPFRVGLYTGEISTTRALDEADALRQRLLVLVKDHGEPALTATATVLLSLEDSGQAPKASSRASTGAAGAEAALVDVNVYLIIAICAVSSLLVLTLLLYTALRCSAPPSEGACGPGKPTLVCSSAVGSWSYSQQRRQRVCSGGGGPPKTNLMAFSPGLCPDLSTSGRSEHPETNSVI, encoded by the exons ATGCTGTTTTCAAGGAGAGGTGGCCAGGGAGGCCGGTGCCTGCTGCTCTCACTTCTGCTCTTCACAGCCTGTGGGGCTGGCAGCAGCCAGATCCACTACTTGGTCCATGAAGAGGCCAAACACGGCACCTTCGTGGGCCGCATTGCTCAGGACCTGGGGCTGGAGCTGGCCGAGCTGGTGTCATACCTGTTCTGGGTGGCGTCCAAAAGCCGTGGGGACTTTCTGGAGGTAAATCTGCAGAACGGCATTTTGTTTGTGAATTCTCGGATTGACCGGGAGGAGCTATGCGAACAGAACATGAAATATAGTATCCACCTGGAGGTGATCGTGGACATGCCGCTGCAGGTGTTGCATGTGGAGGTGGAGGTGAAGGACATTAATGATAATCCACAGGTCTTTAGCGTGAGAGAACAAAGGTTATTTATTCCTGAATCTAGGCTGCTGGATTCACGTTTCCCGATAGAGGGCGCTGCTGATGCAGACATTGGTACCAACGCTTTTCTAACATACACTTTCAGCTCCAGTGATTATTTCTCTTTGGATGTACAGGCAAGTGATGAACTGAGTAAGTCACTTTCGCCTGAATTGAGGAAGTCTGTGGATAGAGAAGATACACCAGAACTTCGTTTATTATTGACAGCCAGTGATGGGGGCAAACCAGAACTAGAAGGTACAGTTCAGCTGCTGATCATGGTGCTCAACATTAATGATAACGCCCCATGGTTTGCCCAGGCCGTGTACAGAGTACACTTATTAGATACTACTAATGTTCCAGCAACTGGAACATTAATGACCACATTAAACGCCTCTGACGCTGACAAAAGTGTAAATGGCGAAATTGTCTTTACTTTGGCAATGTTGTTTCTCttaacataaacaaacaaacaaacaaaaaacaaattcaaaattgaTTCCAGCTCAGGGGAAATTAGGCTAATTGGTAGACTGGATTATGAAGAAACGAAATCCTACGAAATTCAGGTAAAAACAGTTGATAAAGGAGGTCCTCCAATGTCAAATCACTGCAAGGTTTTAGTGCAAGTGCTGGATGTAAATGATAATGCTCCGGAACTGGCGGTCACATCCGTCTT GCCTGTAAGAGAGGAGTCTCCACTCAGCACTGTCATCGCCTTCATCTCCTTGTCTGACCGTGACTCTGGTGTCAATAGGTAGGTGACCTGCACCCTGACGCCTCATGTCCCCTTCAAGCTGGTGTCCACCTTCAAGAATTACTATTCGCTGGTGTTGGACAGCGTCCTGGATCGCGAGAGTGTGGCAAACTATGAGGTGAGGATGACTGCGAGGGACAGGGGCTCGCCTTCTTTGTCGGCCACCGCCAGCTTGTCCGTGGAGGTGGCCGACATGAACAACAACGCGCCCGCGTTCGCGCAGCCCGAGTACACGGTGTTGGTGAAGGAGAACAACCCGCCCGGCTGCCACATCTTCACGGTGTCGGCGCGGGACGCGGACGCGCAGGAGAACGCGCTGGTGTCCTACTCGCTGGTGGAGCGGCGGGTGGGCGAGCGAGCACTGTCGAGCTACGTGTCGGTGCACGCGGAGAGCGGCAAGGTGTACGCGCTGCAGCCGCTGGACCACGAGGAGCTGGAGCTGCTGCAGTTCCAGGTGAGCGCGCGCGACGCGGGCGTGCCGCCTCTGGGCAGCAACGTGACGCTGCAGGTGTTCGTGCTAGACGAGAACGACAACGCGCCCGCGCTGCTGCTGCCCGGGCCGGGCGGCGGGGCGGGAGCGCCGAGCCAGCGGGTGGCTCGGTCGATGGGCGCGGGCCACGTGGTGACGAAAGTGCGCGCGGTGGACGCGGACTCGGGCTACAACGCGTGGCTGTCGTACGAGCTGCAGCCGGCGGCGAGTGGCGCGCACAGCCCGTTCCGCGTGGGGCTGTACACGGGCGAGATCAGCACGACGCGCGCCCTGGACGAGGCGGACGCGCTGCGCCAGCGCCTGCTGGTGCTGGTGAAGGACCACGGCGAGCCGGCGCTGACGGCCACGGCCACCGTGCTGCTGTCGCTGGAGGACAGCGGCCAGGCGCCCAAGGCCTCTTCGCGGGCGTCGACGGGCGCCGCTGGCGCGGAGGCCGCTCTGGTGGACGTGAACGTGTACCTGATCATCGCCATCTGCGCGGTGTCCAGCCTGttggtgctcacgctgctgctgtACACGGCGCTGCGGTGCTCGGCGCCGCCCAGCGAGGGCGCGTGCGGGCCCGGGAAGCCCACGCTGGTGTGCTCCAGCGCGGTGGGGAGCTGGTCTTACTCGCAGCAGAGGCGGCAGCGGGTGTGTTCTGGGGGCGGGGGACCGCCCAAGACCAACCTCATGGCCTTCAGCCCCGGTCTTTGTCCAGATCTGAGCACGTCGGGAAGAAGTGAACATCCAGAAACAAACTCCGTAATATAA